From a single Sinomonas atrocyanea genomic region:
- a CDS encoding cation diffusion facilitator family transporter: protein MTAALPTDRRRVLTRRIRQFSLAVIGYNVLEAVVALVAGIAAGSVALIGFGLGSVVEVASAAAIFWQFAGDDHERREKAALRVVAWLFFVLAAYLVVTSALKLFGAEEPVESPAGMVLTAVTLLVMPLLSYGQRRAGRELGSRSAVADSKQTLLCTYLSAVVLVGLAVNALFGWWWADPLAALAIAAVAVKEGIEAARGDVCCAPSFGPDAGRADACGAESGTEEACDCCSPAAANGRASGLQITLYPAQASDRASHREAERGRR, encoded by the coding sequence GTGACGGCCGCGCTTCCGACCGACCGCCGGCGCGTCCTCACCCGGCGGATCCGGCAGTTCTCCCTCGCGGTCATCGGCTACAACGTCCTCGAAGCCGTCGTGGCGCTCGTGGCGGGCATCGCGGCGGGGTCCGTCGCGCTGATCGGGTTCGGCCTCGGCTCCGTGGTCGAGGTGGCCTCGGCCGCGGCGATCTTCTGGCAGTTCGCCGGCGATGACCACGAGCGTCGGGAGAAGGCGGCCCTCCGGGTTGTCGCGTGGCTGTTCTTCGTGCTGGCCGCCTACCTCGTGGTGACCTCGGCGCTGAAGCTGTTCGGCGCCGAGGAACCCGTCGAGTCGCCGGCCGGCATGGTCCTCACCGCGGTGACCCTCCTCGTCATGCCGCTGCTCTCCTACGGCCAGCGGCGCGCGGGCAGGGAGCTCGGCTCCCGCAGCGCGGTGGCGGACTCCAAGCAGACCCTGCTGTGCACCTACCTCTCGGCCGTGGTCCTCGTGGGACTCGCGGTGAACGCCCTCTTCGGCTGGTGGTGGGCCGACCCGCTCGCGGCCCTGGCCATCGCGGCGGTGGCCGTGAAGGAGGGCATCGAGGCCGCCCGGGGGGACGTCTGCTGCGCCCCCTCGTTCGGCCCGGACGCCGGACGTGCGGACGCCTGCGGGGCCGAGTCCGGCACGGAGGAAGCCTGCGACTGCTGCTCGCCTGCTGCGGCCAACGGGCGGGCCAGTGGGCTCCAGATCACCCTGTATCCGGCTCAGGCATCGGACCGGGCATCGCACCGGGAAGCGGAGAGGGGCCGGCGATGA
- a CDS encoding DUF302 domain-containing protein — protein sequence MAYTLTTHVQLPYAEAVEAVRSALKDQGFGVLTEIDIRTTFAAKLGPDAATAVGDYVILGACNPHLASRALAAEPEMGALLPCNVVVRRGPDADTTTVEAIDPQTMVQLSSSERVREVADDAGTRLRAALAAVGAD from the coding sequence ATGGCCTACACACTCACCACCCATGTCCAGCTTCCCTACGCCGAGGCGGTCGAGGCCGTGCGCTCGGCGCTCAAGGACCAGGGCTTCGGCGTCCTGACCGAGATCGACATCCGGACCACCTTCGCGGCCAAGCTCGGGCCCGACGCGGCCACCGCAGTGGGCGACTACGTGATCCTCGGTGCCTGCAACCCGCACCTCGCCAGCCGCGCGCTGGCCGCGGAGCCCGAGATGGGGGCGCTGCTGCCCTGCAACGTGGTGGTGCGCCGGGGCCCGGACGCGGACACCACGACCGTCGAGGCGATCGACCCGCAGACCATGGTCCAGCTCAGCTCGAGCGAGCGGGTCCGTGAAGTGGCGGACGACGCCGGCACTCGGCTGCGCGCGGCCCTCGCCGCTGTCGGGGCGGACTAG
- a CDS encoding CocE/NonD family hydrolase, protein MAYTVIIENDVETLLSDGTVLRSTVYRPAAEGERFPVLMTRTPYGRDLSVNSAYFNPATVAAEGFVVVLQDVRGRFGSDGEFAPGEQEADDGAEAVAWAARLPYSSGRVGMWGRSYFAESQWRAARRAPQGLAALAPGVCAAGNADNGALFRGGAVELGSRLSWGHGSISLETIRREFASDPARLERELEAWRELDAAFADGSAYGTLPLNDLKSRACTFMQSAIIPSAGADPGAEASEAWDWPASEPVPLATLHLGGWFDIFLPNTLDQYRRQLEASRRDPAVPRPRLILGPWSHASFTGLFPDAAFPGGSAAALGPYGDLSSVHAQWFRHILADGPEPAAPPVLVYVLGENRWRGFDELPAPTGRRELFLGAGGTLAGRPGEDAAVAYDYDPLDPVPSTGGATMHLGADFPGPAEQSRVEARADVLTFTTEPLAEPLTVFGEVTARLFASSSAVDTDFVVRLCRVTPDGRSLALADGIVRASWRDACADGGAFRAGVPRRPLTPGAVEEFAVSLWSTACTFAAGERIRVQVTSSCHPRWDRNLNTGARASGSSDTVVAHQRVHLGDGTPSRITFGVLG, encoded by the coding sequence ATGGCGTACACCGTGATCATCGAGAACGACGTCGAGACCCTGCTCAGCGACGGGACCGTGCTCCGCTCCACCGTCTACCGTCCTGCGGCCGAGGGCGAACGCTTCCCCGTGCTCATGACCCGCACCCCCTACGGGCGCGACCTGTCGGTCAACTCGGCCTACTTCAACCCCGCCACGGTCGCGGCGGAGGGCTTCGTGGTGGTCCTTCAGGACGTGCGCGGCAGGTTCGGCTCGGACGGCGAGTTCGCCCCGGGCGAGCAGGAGGCGGACGACGGCGCCGAGGCCGTCGCGTGGGCAGCGCGCCTGCCGTACTCCTCGGGCAGGGTGGGGATGTGGGGCCGCTCGTACTTCGCCGAGTCCCAGTGGCGGGCCGCCCGCAGGGCGCCCCAGGGCCTCGCCGCCCTGGCCCCGGGCGTGTGCGCCGCGGGCAACGCGGACAACGGGGCGCTCTTCCGCGGCGGCGCGGTCGAGCTCGGATCCCGCCTGAGCTGGGGCCACGGCTCGATCTCGCTCGAGACGATCCGCCGCGAGTTCGCCTCCGACCCCGCACGCCTGGAGCGCGAGCTCGAGGCGTGGCGGGAGCTGGACGCCGCGTTCGCGGACGGCTCGGCGTACGGCACCCTGCCGCTGAACGACCTCAAGTCCCGCGCGTGCACCTTCATGCAGTCCGCCATCATCCCCTCCGCCGGCGCGGACCCCGGCGCCGAGGCGTCGGAGGCGTGGGACTGGCCGGCCTCCGAGCCGGTGCCGCTCGCCACCCTCCACCTCGGCGGCTGGTTCGACATCTTCCTGCCGAACACCCTCGACCAGTACCGCCGCCAGCTCGAGGCCTCCCGGCGCGACCCCGCGGTGCCCCGCCCCCGCCTGATCCTCGGCCCCTGGAGCCACGCGAGCTTCACCGGCCTCTTCCCTGACGCCGCGTTCCCGGGCGGCTCGGCGGCCGCCCTCGGCCCCTACGGAGACCTCTCCTCGGTCCACGCCCAGTGGTTCCGGCACATCCTCGCGGACGGCCCCGAGCCCGCGGCGCCGCCCGTGCTCGTCTATGTCCTCGGCGAGAACCGGTGGCGCGGCTTCGACGAGCTGCCCGCACCCACGGGCCGCCGCGAGCTCTTCCTCGGCGCCGGCGGGACCCTCGCCGGCCGCCCGGGCGAGGACGCGGCAGTGGCCTATGACTACGACCCGCTCGACCCCGTCCCGTCCACCGGCGGCGCCACGATGCACCTCGGCGCCGACTTCCCCGGGCCCGCGGAGCAGTCGCGCGTCGAGGCCCGCGCGGACGTCCTCACCTTCACCACCGAGCCCCTCGCGGAGCCGCTCACCGTCTTCGGCGAGGTGACGGCGCGACTGTTCGCGTCGTCGTCGGCCGTCGACACCGACTTCGTGGTGCGGCTGTGCCGGGTCACCCCGGACGGGCGCTCGCTGGCCCTCGCGGACGGGATCGTGCGCGCGTCGTGGCGGGACGCGTGCGCGGACGGCGGCGCCTTCCGCGCGGGGGTGCCGCGGCGTCCCCTCACGCCGGGGGCGGTCGAGGAGTTCGCGGTGAGCCTGTGGAGCACGGCGTGCACGTTCGCGGCGGGCGAGCGGATCCGGGTGCAGGTCACCTCGAGCTGCCACCCCCGCTGGGACAGGAACCTCAACACGGGGGCGAGGGCCTCTGGCTCCTCGGACACGGTGGTGGCCCACCAGCGGGTGCATCTGGGCGACGGCACGCCGAGCCGGATCACCTTCGGGGTCCTCGGCTGA
- a CDS encoding MFS transporter has translation MTAGPTSATSAVAAHAPGQHARKAALASFAGSTLEYYDFFIYGSASALIFNRIFFPGIDPLLGQFLSMATLGIGYVVRPLAAALIGHFGDRIGRKQMLVFTLVSMGLATFLIGCLPPTAAIGAAAPVLLVLLRVVQGISAAGESVGAVTLSLEHAPAGRRAFFASWVNTGAAAGIMLASLAFLFVSFMPQADLIAWGWRLPFLASIFVAVAGFVIRRRIPEAEVFEEAREAGETKRELPLKVVLRDYWPTVIKVILFGVWAVVSTIVSAFGLSYATNGHLVPSSAMLGSIIVTAALGIIAQPLFGILADRIGRKPVFVAGNLICAASIFAYFWSISQKDVPLVFATSILVMVVGYGMVNPLGPAIVAEMFPTRIRYSGAAISSQLGLILTGFAPTIAAAVVRPGPDGWVPVAVFTAACCCLSALVTLVWVRETYKVDTHELGARAGA, from the coding sequence ATGACCGCCGGTCCAACCTCCGCCACGAGCGCCGTGGCAGCCCACGCCCCGGGCCAGCACGCGCGCAAGGCCGCCCTCGCGAGCTTCGCCGGAAGCACGCTCGAGTACTACGACTTCTTCATCTACGGCTCCGCCTCGGCCCTGATCTTCAACAGGATCTTCTTCCCGGGGATCGACCCGCTGCTCGGACAGTTCCTCTCGATGGCCACCCTGGGCATCGGCTACGTGGTCCGGCCCCTCGCGGCCGCCCTCATCGGGCACTTCGGCGACCGGATCGGCCGCAAGCAGATGCTCGTCTTCACCCTCGTCTCGATGGGCCTGGCGACCTTCCTCATCGGCTGCCTCCCGCCCACGGCCGCGATCGGCGCCGCCGCGCCGGTCCTGCTCGTGCTGCTGCGCGTGGTGCAGGGCATCTCCGCCGCGGGCGAGTCCGTCGGCGCCGTCACGCTCTCCCTCGAGCACGCCCCCGCCGGCCGGCGCGCGTTCTTCGCGAGCTGGGTCAACACCGGCGCCGCGGCAGGGATCATGCTCGCCTCGCTCGCCTTCCTCTTCGTCTCCTTCATGCCGCAGGCGGACCTCATCGCATGGGGCTGGCGCCTGCCCTTCCTCGCGAGCATCTTCGTCGCCGTGGCCGGATTCGTGATCCGCCGCCGCATCCCGGAGGCCGAGGTGTTCGAGGAGGCGCGGGAGGCCGGGGAGACCAAGCGGGAGCTGCCCCTCAAGGTCGTGCTGCGCGACTACTGGCCCACGGTCATCAAGGTCATCCTCTTCGGGGTATGGGCCGTCGTGTCCACGATCGTCTCCGCCTTCGGCCTCTCCTACGCCACGAACGGCCACCTCGTCCCGAGCAGCGCCATGCTCGGCAGCATCATCGTGACCGCGGCCCTCGGCATCATCGCCCAGCCCCTCTTCGGCATCCTCGCGGACCGGATCGGGCGCAAGCCCGTCTTCGTCGCCGGCAACCTGATCTGCGCGGCCTCGATCTTCGCCTACTTCTGGTCGATCTCGCAGAAGGACGTCCCGCTCGTGTTCGCCACCTCGATCCTGGTCATGGTGGTGGGCTACGGCATGGTGAACCCGCTGGGCCCCGCGATCGTCGCGGAGATGTTCCCGACCCGCATCCGCTACTCCGGCGCCGCGATCTCCTCCCAGCTCGGGCTCATCCTCACCGGCTTCGCCCCCACGATCGCCGCCGCCGTGGTGCGCCCCGGCCCCGACGGCTGGGTCCCGGTCGCGGTCTTCACCGCCGCCTGCTGCTGCCTCTCGGCGCTCGTGACCCTCGTGTGGGTCCGCGAGACCTACAAGGTGGACACCCACGAGCTGGGCGCGCGGGCGGGGGCCTGA
- a CDS encoding DUF3237 domain-containing protein produces the protein MTQMPQPPALEYAGTLSVLIGDPIDVGPTPEGHRRIIPITGGTVSGPRLNGRVLPGGADFQILHTPELSQLDARYAVQTEDGAVVSVDNAAIRSGSAEALGRIARGEPVDPAEIYFRCAPRLRSSAPRWDWVNRTLFVGTGERYPDRVVVHVFAVG, from the coding sequence ATGACGCAGATGCCGCAGCCGCCCGCCCTGGAGTACGCCGGGACCCTCTCGGTCCTCATCGGCGACCCGATCGACGTGGGCCCCACGCCGGAGGGCCACCGCAGGATCATCCCCATCACCGGGGGCACCGTGTCCGGGCCGCGCCTGAACGGGCGCGTGCTCCCGGGCGGCGCGGACTTCCAGATCCTCCACACCCCGGAGCTCTCCCAGCTCGACGCGCGCTACGCGGTCCAGACCGAGGACGGCGCGGTCGTCTCGGTGGACAACGCCGCGATCCGGTCCGGGTCCGCCGAGGCGCTGGGCCGGATCGCGCGCGGCGAGCCGGTGGACCCCGCGGAGATCTACTTCCGCTGCGCGCCGCGGCTGCGGTCCTCGGCGCCGCGCTGGGACTGGGTGAACCGCACCCTGTTCGTGGGAACCGGGGAGCGGTACCCGGACCGCGTCGTCGTGCACGTCTTCGCGGTGGGCTGA
- a CDS encoding PaaX family transcriptional regulator produces MRYEGQVRPSAAMVDFPRPQRGGTSQHLLVTMLGEFWRHTDLWLPARAIVRLAEDVGLSRSAVTTALSRLAARGVLENDGGGRASRYRFTAAARARLAIGTQEVARFGDPAVRWDRRWTAVAFSVPESEREIREAFRARLKWLGFAPVYGALWFCPRDRMEQVREIAEAYGVEDYMAFRVEDGGFEGRRPAIVDTAEPPRRYAEFADANAARLERLRAGGLDPAEGFRLRVEAVDTWRAFPWDDPGMPYELLPADWPLLRARESYVALFAATAPLAERHVRAVLGALAPEAEAGVAVPAAP; encoded by the coding sequence GTGCGCTACGAAGGACAGGTGCGGCCGAGCGCCGCCATGGTGGACTTCCCCAGGCCCCAGCGAGGGGGCACGAGCCAGCACCTGCTCGTGACCATGCTCGGCGAGTTCTGGCGGCACACCGACCTGTGGCTTCCGGCGCGGGCGATCGTCCGGCTGGCCGAGGATGTGGGGCTGAGCCGGTCCGCCGTCACCACCGCGCTGAGCCGGCTCGCCGCCCGCGGGGTCCTCGAGAACGACGGCGGGGGCCGCGCCTCGCGCTACCGGTTCACGGCCGCGGCGCGCGCCCGGCTCGCGATCGGAACCCAGGAGGTGGCCCGGTTCGGAGACCCCGCCGTCCGGTGGGACAGGCGGTGGACGGCCGTGGCGTTCTCTGTGCCCGAGTCGGAGCGCGAGATCCGCGAGGCCTTCCGCGCCCGGCTGAAGTGGCTGGGGTTCGCGCCCGTCTACGGCGCCCTGTGGTTCTGCCCCCGGGACCGGATGGAGCAGGTGCGCGAGATCGCCGAGGCGTACGGGGTGGAGGACTACATGGCCTTCCGCGTCGAGGACGGCGGGTTCGAGGGCCGGCGCCCCGCGATCGTCGACACGGCCGAGCCCCCGCGGCGCTACGCCGAGTTCGCCGACGCCAACGCGGCCCGGCTCGAGCGGCTGCGCGCCGGCGGACTTGACCCGGCCGAGGGGTTCCGCCTGCGCGTCGAGGCCGTCGACACGTGGCGAGCGTTCCCCTGGGACGATCCGGGCATGCCGTACGAGCTGCTGCCGGCGGACTGGCCGCTCCTGCGCGCGCGCGAGTCGTACGTGGCCCTCTTCGCCGCGACGGCGCCGCTGGCGGAGCGGCACGTCCGCGCCGTGCTCGGCGCGCTCGCTCCGGAGGCGGAGGCCGGCGTGGCGGTCCCCGCGGCGCCCTGA
- a CDS encoding heavy metal translocating P-type ATPase, with translation MVQHDHGAQGEHPQDMTARLHAGHSDPHMMHTHGEHAGHSVAMFRDRFWLTLALSVVVVAFSPMFWHLFGAMPPMFVGSEWISPLLGTVIFVYGGMPFLKGGLGELRSRTPGMMLLIAMAITVAFLASWATSLGIGGFDLDFWWELALLVTIMLLGHWLEMRALGASRGALEALAALLPDEAERVLPDGGGTQIVPAAEIAPGDLVLVRAGGRLPADGRIESGTAELDESMITGESKTVSRGPGDPVVAGTVATDTSLRVRVEAVGESTALAGIQRMVADAQASSSRAQALADRAAAFLFYFAAGAGILTFIAWTFLGQLPTAVTATVTVLVIACPHALGLAIPLVIAISTERAAKGGVLVKDRMALERMRTVTAVLFDKTGTLTKGEPELVGLASVGPDEARVLALAAAAESESEHPLARAIVRAAAERGLGVPAARDSQVQPGRGVQARVQDSAGEVLVQIGGPALLAERGVESPAELDDAVSRWKGRGASILHVLRDDEVIGAVALEDSVREESRTAVAALQERGIRVAMITGDAQQVADAVAKDLGIDEVFAQVLPQDKDRKVAELQGRGYSVAMVGDGVNDAPALARADVGIAIGAGTDVAIESAGVVLAGNDPRSVVSVVELSRASYRKMWENLVWATGYNVITVPLAAGVLAFAGIMLSPAVGAVLMSLSTIVVALNAQLLRRLDLDPRTVG, from the coding sequence ATGGTCCAGCACGACCACGGCGCCCAGGGCGAGCACCCCCAGGACATGACTGCCCGGCTCCACGCGGGGCACAGCGACCCGCACATGATGCATACCCACGGGGAGCATGCCGGCCACTCGGTGGCGATGTTCCGCGACAGGTTCTGGCTGACGCTGGCGCTCTCGGTCGTCGTCGTGGCCTTCAGCCCCATGTTCTGGCACCTCTTCGGAGCCATGCCCCCCATGTTCGTGGGCAGCGAGTGGATCAGCCCGCTCCTCGGCACGGTCATCTTCGTCTACGGCGGCATGCCCTTCCTGAAGGGCGGCCTCGGCGAGCTCCGGTCGCGCACGCCGGGGATGATGCTGCTGATCGCCATGGCCATCACGGTCGCGTTCCTCGCCTCCTGGGCCACGAGCCTCGGCATCGGGGGCTTCGACCTGGACTTCTGGTGGGAGCTCGCGCTCCTCGTGACGATCATGCTGCTCGGCCATTGGCTCGAGATGCGGGCCCTCGGCGCCTCGCGGGGCGCGCTCGAGGCCCTCGCCGCGCTCCTTCCCGACGAGGCGGAGCGCGTCCTGCCGGACGGCGGCGGAACCCAGATCGTCCCCGCGGCCGAGATCGCGCCCGGGGACCTCGTGCTCGTCCGCGCGGGCGGCCGGCTGCCTGCCGACGGGCGGATCGAGTCCGGCACGGCCGAGCTCGACGAGTCGATGATCACCGGTGAGTCCAAGACCGTCAGCCGGGGCCCCGGAGACCCCGTGGTCGCGGGGACCGTCGCGACGGACACGAGCCTGCGGGTCCGGGTCGAGGCCGTGGGGGAGTCCACCGCGCTCGCGGGGATCCAGCGCATGGTCGCCGACGCGCAGGCCTCCTCGAGCCGCGCCCAGGCCCTCGCCGATCGCGCGGCCGCCTTCCTCTTCTACTTCGCCGCCGGCGCGGGAATCCTCACGTTCATCGCGTGGACGTTCCTCGGCCAGCTGCCCACGGCGGTGACCGCCACGGTCACCGTCCTCGTGATCGCCTGCCCCCACGCCCTCGGCCTCGCGATCCCCCTTGTCATCGCCATCTCGACCGAGCGCGCGGCGAAGGGCGGCGTCCTCGTCAAGGACCGCATGGCCCTCGAGCGCATGCGCACCGTGACCGCCGTCCTCTTCGACAAGACCGGCACCCTGACCAAGGGTGAACCCGAGCTGGTGGGCCTTGCCTCCGTGGGCCCGGACGAGGCCCGCGTGCTCGCCCTCGCGGCAGCCGCCGAGTCCGAGAGCGAGCACCCTCTGGCCCGCGCGATCGTGCGTGCCGCCGCCGAGCGTGGCCTCGGCGTGCCTGCCGCACGGGACAGCCAGGTCCAGCCTGGACGCGGCGTCCAGGCCCGCGTCCAGGACTCCGCGGGGGAGGTCCTCGTCCAGATCGGCGGCCCGGCCCTGCTGGCCGAGCGCGGCGTCGAGAGCCCTGCCGAGCTGGACGACGCCGTCAGCCGATGGAAGGGCCGCGGCGCCTCGATCCTCCACGTCCTCCGCGACGACGAGGTGATCGGCGCGGTCGCCCTCGAGGATTCCGTCCGCGAGGAGTCCCGCACGGCCGTCGCCGCGCTGCAGGAGCGGGGCATCAGGGTCGCGATGATCACCGGCGACGCCCAGCAGGTGGCCGACGCCGTCGCCAAGGACCTCGGCATCGACGAGGTGTTCGCGCAGGTCCTCCCGCAGGACAAGGACCGCAAGGTTGCCGAGCTCCAGGGCCGCGGCTATTCGGTGGCCATGGTCGGCGACGGCGTCAACGACGCGCCCGCGCTCGCCCGCGCGGACGTGGGCATCGCGATCGGCGCCGGCACGGACGTCGCGATCGAGTCCGCCGGCGTCGTCCTCGCGGGCAACGACCCCCGCTCGGTGGTCTCCGTGGTCGAGCTGTCCCGGGCCAGCTACCGCAAGATGTGGGAGAACCTCGTGTGGGCCACGGGGTACAACGTGATCACCGTTCCCCTCGCAGCCGGCGTCCTCGCGTTCGCCGGAATCATGCTCTCTCCCGCCGTGGGCGCTGTGCTCATGTCCCTCTCCACGATCGTCGTGGCGCTCAACGCCCAGCTCCTGCGGCGGCTCGACTTGGATCCGCGGACCGTCGGATAG
- a CDS encoding DUF305 domain-containing protein, producing MNAKTFALPAAALLALALAGCGATAQSAPAAGTAHDGHTMPMSSAPSAAGAAFNAQDVMFAQMMVPHHEQAVEMSEIVLAKPGLDGRVSALAQQIKGAQAPEIATLKGWLGAWNQPSAMPGDAGHGMEGMLSAEDLGKLRAADSGAASRLFLSQMIAHHEGAIAMARTEKAGGAHPDAVAMAGSIVDSQAKEVASMKDLLDSL from the coding sequence GTGAACGCGAAGACCTTTGCCCTGCCCGCCGCCGCCCTCCTCGCCCTGGCCCTCGCCGGCTGCGGGGCCACGGCTCAGTCCGCCCCCGCGGCCGGCACCGCCCACGACGGCCACACGATGCCCATGTCCTCGGCCCCCAGCGCCGCCGGCGCGGCCTTCAACGCCCAGGACGTCATGTTCGCGCAGATGATGGTGCCCCACCACGAGCAGGCGGTGGAGATGAGCGAGATCGTGCTGGCCAAGCCTGGCCTCGACGGCCGGGTCAGCGCCCTCGCCCAGCAGATCAAGGGCGCGCAGGCGCCGGAGATCGCGACGCTCAAGGGCTGGCTGGGCGCCTGGAACCAGCCCAGTGCCATGCCCGGCGATGCCGGCCACGGCATGGAGGGCATGCTCAGCGCCGAGGACCTGGGGAAGCTGCGGGCCGCCGACTCCGGCGCTGCCTCCCGGCTGTTCCTGAGCCAGATGATCGCCCACCACGAGGGCGCCATCGCGATGGCCCGGACGGAGAAGGCCGGCGGCGCGCACCCCGACGCGGTGGCGATGGCCGGCTCGATCGTGGACTCCCAGGCCAAGGAGGTCGCGTCCATGAAGGACCTCCTGGACAGCCTCTGA
- a CDS encoding sugar porter family MFS transporter: MANNPARTPGDTQPPQRKSAAKVAGLAVAAAVGGFLFGFDSSVVNGAVDSIQAAFGLSHAVTGLAVAIALIGCAIGAWLAGSLADRYGRIPAMKLGALLFLVSAIGAGFAVGLWDLILWRLVGGLGIGLASVVAPAYIAEISPRRVRGRLASFQQLAITLGIFAALLSDAALASFAGGASHALFFGVEAWRWMFIAGAIPAAVYGWIAFTLPESPRFLVLKGDEAGARRVFETTAPFESIDRALKEIHEAIEADKLSERKGALRGTAFGLKPVLWIGIALSVFQQFVGINVIFYYSTTLWKSVGFGEEFSLQISVITSVTNVLVTLIAIALVDRVGRKPILLVGSAGMAVSLAAMAVAFSTATLVNGEPSLSGVWGPIALVAANVFVVCFGASWGPVVWVLLGEIFPPSIRARGLGIAAAAQWIANFLITVSFPPMAAWSLTLTYGMYAAFAALSFVFVLAKVPETNGMSLEQAETLFVRPAKGAPKGAQH; this comes from the coding sequence GTGGCGAACAATCCAGCCAGAACCCCGGGCGACACCCAGCCCCCGCAGAGGAAGTCAGCGGCCAAAGTCGCCGGCCTGGCCGTCGCGGCGGCAGTGGGCGGCTTCCTCTTCGGATTCGACTCCTCCGTGGTCAACGGAGCGGTCGACTCGATCCAGGCCGCATTCGGCCTCTCGCACGCGGTGACCGGGCTCGCCGTCGCGATCGCGCTCATCGGGTGCGCCATCGGCGCGTGGCTCGCCGGCAGCCTCGCCGACCGCTACGGCCGCATCCCGGCGATGAAGCTCGGCGCGCTGCTGTTCCTCGTGAGCGCGATCGGCGCCGGGTTCGCCGTGGGCCTCTGGGACCTCATCCTGTGGCGGCTCGTCGGCGGGCTGGGGATCGGCCTCGCCTCCGTCGTGGCCCCGGCCTACATCGCCGAGATCTCCCCGCGCCGTGTCCGCGGGCGCCTCGCGTCCTTCCAGCAGCTCGCCATCACCCTCGGCATCTTCGCCGCCCTCCTCAGCGACGCGGCACTGGCCTCATTCGCCGGCGGCGCGAGCCACGCGCTCTTCTTCGGCGTCGAGGCGTGGCGCTGGATGTTCATCGCCGGCGCCATCCCCGCGGCCGTGTACGGGTGGATCGCCTTCACCCTCCCCGAGTCCCCCCGCTTCCTCGTCCTCAAGGGGGACGAGGCCGGCGCCCGGCGCGTCTTCGAGACCACGGCGCCCTTCGAGAGCATCGACCGGGCCCTGAAGGAGATCCACGAGGCGATCGAGGCGGACAAGCTCTCCGAGCGCAAGGGCGCGCTGCGCGGCACCGCCTTCGGCCTCAAGCCCGTCCTGTGGATCGGCATCGCCCTGTCCGTGTTCCAGCAGTTCGTGGGCATCAACGTGATCTTCTACTACTCGACCACGCTGTGGAAGTCGGTCGGCTTCGGCGAGGAGTTCTCGCTCCAGATCTCCGTGATCACCTCGGTGACCAACGTCCTCGTCACCCTCATCGCGATCGCCCTCGTCGACAGGGTGGGGCGCAAGCCGATCCTGCTCGTGGGGTCGGCCGGCATGGCCGTGTCCCTCGCCGCCATGGCCGTGGCGTTCTCGACGGCGACCCTCGTCAACGGCGAGCCGTCCCTCAGCGGTGTGTGGGGGCCGATCGCGCTCGTCGCGGCGAACGTCTTCGTGGTGTGCTTCGGCGCCTCGTGGGGTCCGGTGGTGTGGGTCCTGCTCGGCGAGATCTTCCCGCCGTCCATCCGCGCCCGCGGACTGGGCATCGCGGCGGCGGCCCAGTGGATCGCGAACTTCCTGATCACGGTCTCGTTCCCGCCGATGGCGGCCTGGTCGCTGACCCTCACGTACGGGATGTACGCCGCGTTCGCGGCGCTCTCGTTCGTGTTCGTGCTCGCGAAGGTCCCGGAGACCAACGGGATGTCCCTCGAGCAGGCCGAGACGCTGTTCGTCCGCCCCGCCAAGGGCGCCCCGAAGGGGGCCCAGCACTAG
- a CDS encoding DUF6153 family protein — protein sequence MQIDTARAFLGAVRRLRRRELWRSARTLLLVAAVVAGLLGMHVLGDHAGPVAPAAGAHPAGPMQAAGPGQHAAPAQHMDPAQQAGSLGACAHAQPGPGGAMAHCTPAPGALPPAPPGDVVLGRSDALQRAPRAAVPAAVRPRAPAPDLAELSISRT from the coding sequence GTGCAGATCGACACAGCCCGGGCCTTCCTCGGGGCCGTCCGGCGGCTTCGGCGCCGTGAACTGTGGCGATCTGCCCGGACTCTGCTCCTCGTGGCGGCCGTCGTGGCCGGCCTGCTGGGCATGCACGTGCTCGGCGACCACGCCGGGCCCGTGGCCCCGGCAGCCGGCGCCCACCCCGCCGGACCCATGCAGGCCGCCGGCCCCGGGCAGCACGCCGCCCCCGCGCAGCACATGGACCCCGCGCAGCAAGCCGGTTCCCTCGGTGCCTGCGCCCATGCGCAGCCGGGCCCCGGCGGCGCGATGGCCCACTGCACCCCGGCGCCCGGGGCCCTGCCCCCGGCGCCGCCCGGCGACGTTGTGCTCGGGCGGTCGGACGCGCTGCAGCGCGCGCCCCGCGCCGCGGTGCCGGCCGCCGTGCGGCCCCGGGCGCCCGCGCCGGACCTCGCAGAACTCTCGATCAGCCGGACGTGA
- a CDS encoding ArsR/SmtB family transcription factor, whose amino-acid sequence MQTLTTHAVLARFGKALADPTRAAVLMQLKDGPAFSGDLAERIGVSRQALSNHLACLRDCGLVVAEPEGRRVRYELSDPKLAHALADLLGVILAVEPVCTCGVPECAP is encoded by the coding sequence GTGCAGACACTGACGACCCATGCCGTCCTGGCCCGATTCGGGAAGGCCCTGGCTGACCCGACGCGGGCCGCCGTGCTGATGCAGCTCAAGGACGGCCCCGCTTTCTCGGGCGACCTCGCCGAGCGGATCGGGGTGAGCCGGCAGGCACTCTCGAACCATCTCGCGTGCCTGCGCGACTGCGGCCTGGTGGTCGCGGAGCCGGAAGGCCGGCGCGTCCGCTACGAGCTCTCCGACCCGAAGCTCGCCCATGCGCTCGCGGACCTCCTCGGAGTGATCCTCGCCGTCGAGCCGGTCTGCACCTGCGGCGTGCCGGAGTGCGCGCCGTGA